A region of uncultured Desulfobacter sp. DNA encodes the following proteins:
- a CDS encoding transposase — protein MIKTNDHNQLHLFDPWDFLSPKRRKLLDDSWAGLFQKEILRSLPVNLIKPYFSREAGRPTKELFTMLGVLLLQQAHDLTDEETVSQLAFNIQWHYALNLTEESDAAKYLCLKTLWTFRQLMIEKKLDKALFNAITDKLAAVFEVNSDNQRIDSVHVKSNMRRLGRISIFAASINKFLVNLKRKHPDHFSGISTDIIGKYISEKALSCFSMVKPSDSAKTLASVSKDLYHLIQEFKSDSDVSSMYSYKLLERVLKEQCNLEVDPESGQKVALKAPKEIPSDSLQNPSDPDATYSGHKGQGYQVQVMETFTETEDEDEKAGTLNLITHVEVEPASASDANALIPAIDAAKQRNLSPKELQADSLYGSDENHQIAQSDGINLVSPTMGTTKKEKLSLTDFNLAADGQIITCPQGHAPVFKKKKKERITQGFPLDTCMGCPQLEDCPVKQGKKYAYSRYTAKAARIARRRAYEQTDEFKDRYRWRAGVEATMSEYDRRTGVKRLKYRGLQAVRFAATLKAAGINLFRATIVQKALSYA, from the coding sequence ATGATTAAAACAAATGACCACAATCAGCTCCACCTTTTCGATCCTTGGGACTTTTTAAGCCCGAAGCGCAGGAAATTGCTCGATGACTCCTGGGCAGGGCTTTTTCAAAAAGAAATCCTCCGCTCATTACCGGTCAATCTGATCAAACCCTATTTCTCAAGAGAAGCAGGACGTCCTACAAAGGAACTCTTCACCATGCTCGGTGTTTTGCTGCTCCAGCAAGCTCATGATCTTACTGACGAAGAAACCGTATCGCAACTGGCATTCAATATTCAATGGCACTATGCCTTGAATTTAACGGAAGAATCGGATGCCGCCAAATATCTATGTTTGAAAACCCTGTGGACCTTCCGTCAACTCATGATCGAAAAGAAACTGGACAAAGCCCTCTTCAATGCTATTACAGACAAACTTGCAGCAGTGTTTGAAGTCAATTCTGACAACCAAAGAATCGATTCGGTCCATGTTAAGTCAAATATGCGACGGCTGGGAAGAATCAGTATCTTTGCAGCGAGTATCAATAAATTTCTGGTTAACCTGAAACGCAAGCACCCTGACCATTTTTCCGGTATCAGCACCGATATTATCGGGAAGTATATTTCGGAAAAGGCATTGTCCTGCTTTTCCATGGTAAAACCCTCTGATTCAGCTAAAACTCTTGCAAGTGTCAGCAAGGATCTTTACCATCTGATCCAGGAATTTAAAAGCGACTCTGATGTTTCATCCATGTACAGCTACAAGCTGCTTGAAAGGGTTTTGAAAGAGCAGTGCAATCTGGAAGTTGATCCTGAAAGTGGCCAGAAGGTTGCGCTTAAAGCTCCAAAAGAGATTCCTTCAGACTCACTTCAAAATCCTTCAGACCCTGATGCGACCTACAGCGGACATAAGGGACAAGGTTACCAGGTTCAGGTGATGGAAACCTTTACAGAAACAGAGGATGAAGATGAGAAGGCCGGAACCTTGAATCTTATCACTCATGTTGAGGTGGAACCTGCCTCGGCAAGTGATGCCAATGCTCTTATCCCTGCAATTGATGCCGCCAAGCAGAGAAACCTTTCTCCCAAAGAACTCCAGGCGGACTCTCTTTATGGAAGCGATGAGAATCACCAGATTGCCCAGTCAGATGGAATTAATCTTGTTTCGCCCACCATGGGAACGACCAAAAAGGAAAAGCTCAGCCTTACTGATTTCAACCTTGCGGCAGATGGGCAGATCATAACATGTCCGCAAGGGCATGCCCCGGTTTTTAAAAAGAAAAAGAAGGAACGGATTACCCAAGGTTTTCCCCTTGATACCTGCATGGGCTGCCCTCAACTGGAAGATTGCCCGGTAAAACAGGGGAAAAAGTACGCGTACAGTCGATATACCGCTAAGGCTGCAAGGATCGCCCGAAGAAGAGCTTATGAACAGACAGATGAGTTCAAAGATAGATATCGGTGGCGAGCCGGAGTCGAAGCAACAATGTCCGAATATGATCGACGAACCGGGGTGAAACGATTAAAATATCGAGGTCTCCAAGCAGTAAGGTTCGCGGCAACCTTAAAAGCAGCAGGAATCAACCTCTTCAGGGCAACTATTGTCCAGAAGGCGCTTAGCTATGCATAA
- a CDS encoding DUF3368 domain-containing protein, producing MIKIQKPLIIQPYLQNSLDLGEASVIQTAIDQKITTVCIDEALGRRAARLSGLSLTGSLGIIIRAKKNGHIRPSLRQVTSQMQTQGIYLSDKLIAFTLRQIGEKK from the coding sequence TTGATCAAAATCCAGAAACCATTAATCATACAACCATATTTGCAAAACAGCCTGGATTTAGGTGAAGCCTCTGTTATTCAGACAGCTATTGACCAAAAAATTACCACTGTATGTATTGATGAAGCTTTAGGAAGGCGGGCAGCCAGATTGAGTGGTTTGTCTTTAACCGGCTCACTTGGAATTATTATACGAGCAAAAAAAAATGGCCATATACGCCCCTCTCTACGTCAAGTTACAAGTCAGATGCAAACTCAAGGTATCTATTTAAGCGACAAACTTATAGCGTTCACATTGAGGCAGATTGGCGAGAAGAAATGA